From the Harpia harpyja isolate bHarHar1 chromosome 16, bHarHar1 primary haplotype, whole genome shotgun sequence genome, one window contains:
- the IQCC gene encoding IQ domain-containing protein C isoform X1, whose protein sequence is MAAALGPEAEGWRRLLRAVTRLQACVRGYLLRKRFRSLREEYEEVVREIEGDLSRLEWRGRFLPRPLFVPEVRASGRAGASAAPSEGGSSTKPAQGKRSGPLEAVPSDEASAEKPQEEVDASEPEHDRDCSSVKPRAQLESQKELSSTGEGDAANPPNPRADADKCTEKECAAPAESEDWQNDSNVSSVWDSTVLEAESFESCLEIPLEDLKDLPRTRSGLQSYRNHLIMELLWLQQAIVSRKNYLMLKQRLGTPDP, encoded by the exons atggcggcggcgctggggccgGAGGCGGAGGGATGGCGGCGGCTGCTCCGCGCCGTGACCCGCCTGCAG GCCTGCGTCAGGGGTTACCTGCTGCGGAAGCGGTTTCGGAGCCTGCGGGAAGAGTACGAGGAGGTGGTGCGGGAGATCGAAGGAGACCTGAGCCGGCTGGAGTGGAGGGGACGGTTCCTGCCGCGGCCCCTGTTTGTCCCCGAGGTCCGTGCGTCAGGACGAGCGGGGGCTTCTGCAGCCCCCTCTGAGGGGGGGAGCAGCACG AAGCCAGCACAAGGGAAGCGTTCAGGTCCGTTGGAGGCTGTACCGAGTGACGAGGCCAGTGCAGAAAAACCCCAGGAGGAGGTGGACGCCTCGGAACCAGAACATGACCGGGACTGCAGCAGTGTGAAACCTAGAGCtcagctggaaagccagaaagAACTGAGCTCCACGGGTGAAGGCGATGCAGCAAACCCCCCAAATCCCAGGGCTGATGCCGATAAATGTACTGAAAAGGAGTGCGCTGCCCCAGCAGAGAGCGAGGACTGGCAGAATGACAGCAACGTATCCTCTGTGTGGGACAGCACTGTCCTGGAGGCAGAGTCCTTCGAAAGCTGTCTGG AAATTCCACTCGAGGACTTGAAGGACCTTCCTCGAACTCGGTCTGGTCTCCAGTCCTACAGAAATCACTTGATCATGGAGTTGCTGTGGTTGCAACAAGCTATTGTCAGCCGTAAAAAC taCTTGATGCTGAAACAGAGGCTGGGGACTCCTGACCCGTAG
- the DCDC2B gene encoding doublecortin domain-containing protein 2B, producing MSSCGLALAPPAKNVVVYRNGDPFFPGRKFVVNQRRFLTFEAFLNEVTKSIRAPLAVRNIYTPRHGHRITELGDLQDGCQYVAAGFEKFKKLDYLNHGRKELRGTRNSEGLQFCAVAPWKSNVLARWQKHAHLPCTIHVFRNGDLLSPPFPLPLSKSTSLQWDALLATLTEKADLRSGAVKKLCRLDGTQVSSGEELVNGNYYVAVGNEEYKKLPYFELLVPQDSARRTLWNHPKSRRKKYHRRFGELCATSQDRAGDSALAEPPQQLDSRRMQTTGAAEKGKIPAAFPQLPRQARKSCLREEESIFHAKPVRAGQNRRSNRNMQHWPDQEESIYKTRDPGKEMRGAWEVKEDEHTRVDVPIDQAQTTDKSQKTVARKRDASDSEDEKHRTMLPLAGKSSEEFTKGV from the exons ATGAGCTCCTGTGGCTTAGCTCTGGCACCTCCAGCCAAGAATGTGGTGGTGTATCGCAACGGTGACCCCTTCTTCCCCGGGAGGAAGTTTGTAGTGAACCAGCGGCGGTTTCTGACCTTTGAGGCATTTCTGAATGAGGTGACCAAGAGCATTCGTGCGCCCTTGGCTGTGAGGAACATCTACACACCCAGGCACGGCCACCGCATCACTGAGCTGGGGGACCTGCAGGACGGATGCCAGTACGTGGCTGCGGGCTTTGAAAAGTTCAAAAAGCTTGA CTATTTAAATCACGGAAGGAAGGAGCTCCGTGGGACAAGGAACAGCGAGGGTCTGCAG TTCTGCGCTGTAGCTCCCTGGAAGTCGAACGTCTTGGCGCGATGGCAGAAGCACGCCCACTTGCCCTGCACGATACA TGTTTTCCGGAATGGGGATTTGTTGAGCCCTCCTTTCCCGCTGCCGCTCTCCAAGAGCACCTCACTGCAGTGGGATGCGCTCCTGGCCACATTGACAGAGAAAGCCGACCTGCGCAGTGGAGCTGTTAAAAA GCTCTGCAGGCTGGACGGAACCCAGGTGTCCAGTGGGGAGGAGCTGGTGAATGGCAATTACTATGTGGCAGTGGGAAATGAGGAGTACAAAAAACTGCCTTACTTTGAGCTGCTGGTGCCCCAGGATTCTGCACGCAGGACGCTGTG GAACCACCCAAAAAGCAGGCGCAAGAAATACCACAGAAGG tttggtgAACTCTGTGCCACCTCCCAGGACAGAGCTGGTGACTCTGCTCTTGCTGAACCACCTCAACAG CTGGACAGTCGCAGGATGCAGaccacaggagctgcagagaaaggCAAGATCCCAGCTGCTTTTCCACAACTGCCAAGGCAAGCCAGGAAATCTTGCCTCAGAGAGGAAGAGTCCATTTTCCATGCTAAACCTGTCCGTGCAGGACAAAACAGAAGGAGCAACAGGAATATGCAGCACTGGCCTGATCAAG AAGAAAGCATCTATAAAACCAGAGATCCTGGGAAGGAGATGCGAGGTGCCTGGGAAGTAAAAGAGGATGAACACACAAGGGTGGACGTACCCATTGATCAG GCACAGACTACAGACAAATCACAAAAGACTGTGGCAAGGAAAAGGGATGCCAGTGACTCTGAGGATGAAAAGCACCGAACGATGTTGCCCTTGGCAGGAAAGAGCTCTGAAGAGTTCACAAAGGGAGTGTGA
- the CCDC28B gene encoding coiled-coil domain-containing protein 28B, with protein MEDRRKKRSPKACLAQPTPAGAPRPLPPSKSTSFVLPLPTLPSPRQRARLRRSDEQGAGAGRAARGAARGAPLQHSFLTDVSDVCEMEGGLLSLLSDFHSGKLQAFGKECSFEQLEHVREMQEKLARLHFGLDVCVEELPEEQKKAAADRNLDQLLAHLEELSGSIQKLHLADSPDPEDSAA; from the exons ATGGAGGACCGGAGGAAGAAGCGGAGCCCCAAGGCCTGCCTGGCCCAGCCGACGCCTGCCGGGGCCCCACGGCCGCTGCCCCCCAGCAAGAGCACGTCCTTCGTGCTGccgctgcccaccctgccctcGCCCAGGCAGCGTGCCCGGCTCAGGCGGTCA GACGAGCAAGGAGCaggtgcggggcgggcggcgcggggggcggcgcggggggcccCGCTGCAGCACAGCTTCCTCACCGACGTCTCCGACGTCTGCGAGATGGAGGGGGGGCTGCTCAGCCTCCTCAGCGATTTCCACTCGGGAAAGCTGCAGGCCTTcg GGAAGGAGTGCTCCTTCGAGCAGCTGGAGCATGTGCGGGAGATGCAGGAGAAGCTGGCGCGGCTCCACTTCGGCCTCGACGTCTGCGTGGAGGAGCTCCCCGAGGAGCAGAAGAAGGCGGCGGCCGACAGGAACCTGGACCAGCTGCTGGCACAC CTGGAGGAGCTCAGCGGCTCCAT ACAGAAGCTGCACCTGGCAGACAGCCCCGACCCCGAGGACTCGGCGGCTTGA
- the IQCC gene encoding IQ domain-containing protein C isoform X2, which translates to MAAALGPEAEGWRRLLRAVTRLQACVRGYLLRKRFRSLREEYEEVVREIEGDLSRLEWRGRFLPRPLFVPEKPAQGKRSGPLEAVPSDEASAEKPQEEVDASEPEHDRDCSSVKPRAQLESQKELSSTGEGDAANPPNPRADADKCTEKECAAPAESEDWQNDSNVSSVWDSTVLEAESFESCLEIPLEDLKDLPRTRSGLQSYRNHLIMELLWLQQAIVSRKNYLMLKQRLGTPDP; encoded by the exons atggcggcggcgctggggccgGAGGCGGAGGGATGGCGGCGGCTGCTCCGCGCCGTGACCCGCCTGCAG GCCTGCGTCAGGGGTTACCTGCTGCGGAAGCGGTTTCGGAGCCTGCGGGAAGAGTACGAGGAGGTGGTGCGGGAGATCGAAGGAGACCTGAGCCGGCTGGAGTGGAGGGGACGGTTCCTGCCGCGGCCCCTGTTTGTCCCCGAG AAGCCAGCACAAGGGAAGCGTTCAGGTCCGTTGGAGGCTGTACCGAGTGACGAGGCCAGTGCAGAAAAACCCCAGGAGGAGGTGGACGCCTCGGAACCAGAACATGACCGGGACTGCAGCAGTGTGAAACCTAGAGCtcagctggaaagccagaaagAACTGAGCTCCACGGGTGAAGGCGATGCAGCAAACCCCCCAAATCCCAGGGCTGATGCCGATAAATGTACTGAAAAGGAGTGCGCTGCCCCAGCAGAGAGCGAGGACTGGCAGAATGACAGCAACGTATCCTCTGTGTGGGACAGCACTGTCCTGGAGGCAGAGTCCTTCGAAAGCTGTCTGG AAATTCCACTCGAGGACTTGAAGGACCTTCCTCGAACTCGGTCTGGTCTCCAGTCCTACAGAAATCACTTGATCATGGAGTTGCTGTGGTTGCAACAAGCTATTGTCAGCCGTAAAAAC taCTTGATGCTGAAACAGAGGCTGGGGACTCCTGACCCGTAG